CGCCCTGCGTCCCCTGCCGCGGTCCGCGGCCCCTCCCGTTCCGGACGACCCGTGACCGACTCCCAGCGCGTGCGCGCGATCGCCCTCATCGGCGCGATGGACGGCGCGCGGCACCTGACGCACACCACCAACTTCCCGCTCGATCCGGCGAAGATGCTCCCGGCCGCCGACGTCCTGCTGCTCGTCGCGGGCGAGGACGCGGAGTCGCCCGGCGCGATGCTCTTCCGCTACACGGCGCACGGCGAGATCGGCGGCGACACGTGGCATCCGACGGCCGCCGACGCGCGCGAGCAGGCCGGCGAGGAGTACCGCGACGCCCTCGGCGAGTGGATCGACGTGCCCGACGACGTCGCCGACGCGCACGCCTTCGCCGTGCAGTACGCGGCCGAGCGGCTGGACGGGCGCGACGACCGGTAGACGGCCCGTAGGCGCCCGGCCCGTGCGCGATGCCTTAGCATTCGCGCATGGACCTGCTGCGGCACGCGCTCTTCCAGGCGCTCCTCGTCACCATCATCGCGCTCTGGCTGCTGGGCGGCGTGCTCACGAGCGCGCGCGTGCGCCCCGTCACGTGGGCGCTGCTGGCGTTCGCGCTGGTGGTCGCGGCCGCGTCGTGGTGGAAGGTGCTGCGGGGACGTCGCGGATCTTGACGCGCCTCGCGCCCGATGGCGAGTTGAGGGAGCAGTCGGCGGTTCACTCCAGACCCGGAGGCCCCATGGCGGAGAAGGAATCGGCGGAGGTCGTGATCGAGCGCGTCCTGCTCCAGCAGTGGGACCCCCTCGGCGTCCACGAGCAGCCGGGGCCGCACAAGGAGTACGCGCCGTACGCGCACGACCTGTTCAGCCTCCTGATGCGCGGCGCGTCGGACGTGCAGGTGGAGCGGCGGCTGCGCGAGATCGCGCGCGACGACCTGCACCGCCCGGACTCGGCCGAGCGCGACCTGTCGGCGGTGGTGGCCGCGCTGCGCGCGGTGGAGAAGGCGTACTGACCGTGCGGCCGGCGCTCGCGGGCGTGGTGACCCTGACGACGCTGCTGGCGGCGTGCGCGGGCGCGGACGTGGAGCGCGCGCCCGCGCCGTCCACGCCGCCGGCGGCGCCATCGGCGCGCGCGGTCGACGTGGCGCGGTACACGGGCGACGACGACGAGCTGCCGCACCGCCTGTTCGGCTGCCTGTCGGGCGACAGCGCGGTGTACGCCGACGTGCGCGAGGACCCGAGCACGGGCGACACGGTCGGCGTCTGGATCACGCTCTGGCAGGCGGGCGACGGGATCGACGGCGTCAGCGAGTCGTCGTCGGGCAACGGCGTGCGCACCGATCCGGAGCCGTTCTCGCGCGTGCAGCTCGCGGGCGCGGACTCGCTCGCGCTGGACATGCCGCACGGCGGCGGCGAGAACGACACGACGCGCCTCGTGGGCCGCATCTCGTGCGAGCGGCTGTGGGGGCGCCAGCGCACGCACCGCGACATGCCGACGACGCCCGCGCTCTACCGACGACTGTACTGACGCCCGGACCGATGCCGCACGTCCGCCCCGCTGCCCCCGCCGACTGCGCGGCGGTAGCCGCGATCGCGCTCGAGGTGCACGCGCTCCACCACGCCGCGCACCCCGACCTCTTCCAGCCGCCGTCGCCCGCCGTCGCCACGGCCGAGAGCATGGCGCACCTGCTCGCGCAGCCCGGCCACCTGCTGCTCGTCGCCGTCGACGACGCGGACGCGGTGGTCGGCTACGCGCACGCCGAGACGCAGGTGACGCCGGCGTCGCCGTACAAGCGCGCGGCGGCGCTGCTGCACGTGCACGCGATGGCCGTCGCCGGCTCGCACCGCGGCCGCGGCATCGGGCACGCGCTCCTCGCCGCCGTACGCGAGGCCGCCACGGCGCGCGGCTGCGACGGCGTGTCGCTGGAGGTCTACGCGTTCAACGCCGCGGCGCGCGCGTTCTACGAGCGGGAGGGATTTCTGGGGCTGCGCGAGCGGATGGAGCTTCGACCCTGAAGGCTGCGTGCGGCGTGCGGCGTGTCTGGTAGCGACGCGCCGGACCCGAACGGCATTGCACGGATGAAGATCGGATAAGGTCTGATAAACGCCGATGCTCCGCACAGGGGCGAGGAACGTCGCCCGACGCGGAGCCATCCGCACTTATCAGA
This Roseisolibacter agri DNA region includes the following protein-coding sequences:
- a CDS encoding GNAT family N-acetyltransferase; this encodes MPHVRPAAPADCAAVAAIALEVHALHHAAHPDLFQPPSPAVATAESMAHLLAQPGHLLLVAVDDADAVVGYAHAETQVTPASPYKRAAALLHVHAMAVAGSHRGRGIGHALLAAVREAATARGCDGVSLEVYAFNAAARAFYEREGFLGLRERMELRP